One Macadamia integrifolia cultivar HAES 741 unplaced genomic scaffold, SCU_Mint_v3 scaffold1622, whole genome shotgun sequence genomic region harbors:
- the LOC122064345 gene encoding uncharacterized protein LOC122064345, whose protein sequence is MAEMSIPEALVSMNSPPPSSSFGSKESNVQSTDNNPNSNTVSPSLSPSVTRLWRPAAQRNLRNQWSKLLSFKQQWVSASSSGRSHATSLVNAYLSQRYMPAMDLGVLTDMPDIRNRACYKLALQQEFHGRKILSSYKDMVAVVAHMVNTCSSMRRFLKGPSGSPHVQFSSYSEDKNDSGDGGGIPVFTFWPIPFFENLGQELFQMFALELSLKRCLLVELLSLSCEKFPQESDGLCWSNELYPGEFNDLTISNLYSKETCQPLPPRLKGCESGDPRTVRSNQQPREEILQVYITAWLAEVNIDMYRVDEIFATVGEEMHVSFS, encoded by the exons ATGGCTGAAATGTCTATTCCGGAAGCCCTTGTCTCCATGAATTCcccacctccttcttcttcttttgggtcTAAGGAATCAAACGTTCAAAGCACTGATAATAACCCTAATTCTAACACcgtttctccttctctttcccctTCTGTAACAAGACTATGGAGACCTGCTGCTCAGCGAAATCTCAGAAACCAATGGTCCAAGTTGCTATCTTTCAAGCAACAATGGGTGTCTGCATCTTCTAGCGGCAGATCCCACGCAACATCCCTCGTTAATGCTTATCTCTCACAGAG ATACATGCCTGCGATGGATTTGGGCGTTTTAACTGATATGCCCGATATTCGAAACAGAGCTTGCTATAAATTGGCTCTACAGCAA GAGTTTCATGGGAGAAAAATTCTATCGTCTTACAAAGATATG GTGGCCGTTGTCGCTCACATGGTCAACACTTGTAGCTCCATGCGACGTTTCCTTAAAGGACCATCTGGTAGCCCACATGTACAGTTTTCTAGTTATTCTGAGGATAAGAATGATAGTGGTGATGGTGGGGGGATTCCAGTATTCACATTTTGGCCAATTCCATTTTTTG AGAACTTGGGACAGGAGCTATTTCAGATGTTTGCATTGGAGCTAAGTTTGAAG CGGTGTCTCTTGGTTGAATTACTTTCCCTCAGCTGTGAGAAATTTCCACAAGAAAGTGATGGGTTATGTTGGTCCAATGAGCTTTATCCGGGAGAATTCAATGATTTAACCATAAGTAACCTCTATTCCAAAGAAACTTGTCAGCCTCTTCCTCCAAGGTTAAAGGGTTGTGAATCTGGTGATCCAAGAACTGTAAGATCTAATCAACAGCCAAGAGAGGAGATTTTACAG GTCTACATAACAGCGTGGCTTGCAGAGGTGAACATAGATATGTACAG GGTGGATGAAATATTTGCCACGGTGGGGGAAGAAATGCATGTAAGCTTTTCATGA
- the LOC122064346 gene encoding protein Asterix yields the protein MSHNNSSASDPRQPSTAKPYVPPTVAPQDLPINYAGFIAMIFGVAGVLFRYKLCSWLAIIFCAQSLANMQNFENDLKQVSMAMM from the exons atgtcgcATAACAACTCTTCTGCAAGCGATCCACGGCAACCTTCGACGGCGAAGCCTTATGTACCGCCAACAGTGGCTCCACAAGACCTGCCCATCAATTATGCTGGCTTCATTGCGATGATCTTCGGTGTAGCCGGCGTCTTGTTCAGG taCAAGCTCTGCTCGTGGCTCGCTATAATATTTTGTGCCCAATCACTTGCCAACATGCAGAATTTCGAAAATGATCTCAAACAAGTTTCCATGGCCATGATGTAA